From one Musa acuminata AAA Group cultivar baxijiao chromosome BXJ2-6, Cavendish_Baxijiao_AAA, whole genome shotgun sequence genomic stretch:
- the LOC135614244 gene encoding uncharacterized protein LOC135614244 isoform X2, producing MVRQLLTDLEEVDEVNKQLDQMGYNIGVRLIDEFLAKSNVSRCVDFKETADVIAKVGFKMFLGITASVTSWDAEGTSFSLVLEDNPLVDFVELPDTCQGLHYCNILSGVLRGALEMVSMKTEVTWVRDMLHGDDAYELRVKLLKQVPEEYPYKDDE from the exons ATGGTGCGGCAGCTCCTCACGGATCTGGAGGAGGTCGATGAGGTCAACAAGCAGCTCGATCAGAT GGGATACAACATTGGAGTCCGGTTGATTGATGAATTCCTAGCCAAGTCCAATGTATCTAGATGTGTTGACTTCAAGGAGACAGCTGATGTAATTGCAAAG GTTGGTTTCAAAATGTTCTTAGGGATCACTGCATCAGTTACCAGTTGGGATGCTGAAGGAACAAGTTTCAGCCTTGTTCTGGAGGATAATCCCTTGGTAGACTTTGTTGAGCTTCCGGATACTTGCCAAGGTCTTCATTACTGCAATATCTTGAGTGGAGTTTTACGAGGAGCACTGGAGATG GTGTCGATGAAGACTGAAGTCACTTGGGTTCGGGATATGCTGCATGGGGACGATGCATATGAGCTCAGGGTGAAACTTTTGAAACAAGTGCCTGAGGAGTACCCTTATAAAGATGACGAGTAA
- the LOC103986727 gene encoding ethylene-responsive transcription factor ERF109-like, whose product MVANLRSRNERKPSFLSSYCPVSREQEHYTMVAALLRVVGGNPPELPQAAACGICGIGGCLGCDSFVFAADGDAGPPAPVVSEGSGDGKRKVVRRERRGEKKENKYRGVRQRPWGKWAAEIRDPRRAVRKWLGTFDTAEAAARAYDAAAIEFRGPRAKLNFPIQEEQPLVTTQPISLCSTIHLQEQQFGMQWEEDETDQHLGQELMDLWAELQDDGELSFGF is encoded by the coding sequence ATGGTCGCAAACCTGCGGAGTCGTAATGAACGTAAGCCGTCCTTCCTTTCATCCTATTGCCCCGTCTCCCGCGAGCAGGAGCATTACACGATGGTCGCCGCATTGCTCCGCGTCGTTGGCGGCAACCCACCCGAGCTCCCGCAGGCAGCCGCCTGTGGGATCTGCGGCATCGGCGGATGCCTGGGCTGCGACTCCTTCGTCTTCGCTGCGGATGGAGATGCGGGTCCGCCGGCTCCGGTGGTGTCGGAGGGCAGCGGCGATGGCAAGAGGAAGGTGgtgaggagggagaggaggggggagaagaaggagaacaagtacCGGGGCGTGCGGCAGCGACCGTGGGGAAAGTGGGCGGCGGAGATCCGGGACCCGAGGCGGGCGGTGCGTAAGTGGCTGGGGACGTTCGacacggcggaggcggcggcgcgggCCTACGATGCGGCCGCCATCGAGTTCCGCGGGCCGCGGGCGAAGCTCAATTTCCCCATCCAGGAGGAGCAACCTCTGGTGACTACCCAACCCATCTCGCTGTGTTCCACGATTCACCTACAGGAACAGCAGTTTGGAATGCAATGGGAAGAGGACGAAACGGACCAACATTTGGGGCAGGAGTTGATGGATTTGTGGGCCGAGCTACAGGATGATGGGGAGCTCAGCTTTGGTTTTTAG
- the LOC135614244 gene encoding uncharacterized protein LOC135614244 isoform X1 produces the protein MAPLAPKTGDAVFASVDRVNAELFTLTYGAMVRQLLTDLEEVDEVNKQLDQMGYNIGVRLIDEFLAKSNVSRCVDFKETADVIAKVGFKMFLGITASVTSWDAEGTSFSLVLEDNPLVDFVELPDTCQGLHYCNILSGVLRGALEMVSMKTEVTWVRDMLHGDDAYELRVKLLKQVPEEYPYKDDE, from the exons atggCTCCTCTCGCACCCAAGACCGGGGACGCAGTCTTTGCCAGCGTCGATCGCGTG AATGCGGAGCTGTTCACCCTGACGTACGGGGCGATGGTGCGGCAGCTCCTCACGGATCTGGAGGAGGTCGATGAGGTCAACAAGCAGCTCGATCAGAT GGGATACAACATTGGAGTCCGGTTGATTGATGAATTCCTAGCCAAGTCCAATGTATCTAGATGTGTTGACTTCAAGGAGACAGCTGATGTAATTGCAAAG GTTGGTTTCAAAATGTTCTTAGGGATCACTGCATCAGTTACCAGTTGGGATGCTGAAGGAACAAGTTTCAGCCTTGTTCTGGAGGATAATCCCTTGGTAGACTTTGTTGAGCTTCCGGATACTTGCCAAGGTCTTCATTACTGCAATATCTTGAGTGGAGTTTTACGAGGAGCACTGGAGATG GTGTCGATGAAGACTGAAGTCACTTGGGTTCGGGATATGCTGCATGGGGACGATGCATATGAGCTCAGGGTGAAACTTTTGAAACAAGTGCCTGAGGAGTACCCTTATAAAGATGACGAGTAA
- the LOC135613407 gene encoding cell number regulator 1-like — protein sequence MYPSHSPHLHDKYGMTIPVPVPPESHSSPYTPAAMPGRARGSITPWSTGLCHCMDDPGNCLVTCLCPCITFGQIADIVDEGTCSCVASGAVYGLLCLTGMACLYSCFYRSRMRGQHDLEEGPVPDCLIHCCCEPCALCQEYRELRNRGFDMGIGWRANMERQRRGVMLAPVMGAPAIGGMRR from the exons ATGTATCCCTCGCACTCCCCTCATCTCCATGACAAATATGGCATGACGATCCCCGTGCCGGTGCCACCGGAAAGCCACAGCTCCCCTTACACCCCTGCAGCCATGCCCGGCCGAGCCCGCGGCAGCATCACTCCATGGTCGACCGGTCTCTGCCACTGCATGGATGATCCAGGCAACT GTCTGGTCACATGCTTATGCCCTTGCATCACTTTCGGACAGATAGCTGATATTGTTGATGAAGGCACTTGCT CTTGTGTAGCGAGTGGGGCGGTGTACGGGCTGCTCTGCCTCACCGGCATGGCGTGCTTGTACTCCTGCTTCTACCGTTCCAGAATGAGAGGACAACACGACCTGGAGGAGGGTCCTGTTCCCGACTGCCTCATCCATTGCTGCTGTGAGCCCTGTGCTCTGTGCCAGGAGTACCGCGAGCTCAGGAACAGGGGCTTCGACATGGGTATCG GATGGAGAGCGAACATGGAGAGGCAGAGGCGTGGAGTCATGCTTGCTCCTGTCATGGGAGCTCCTGCAATTGGTGGCATGAGAAGATGA